One Mesorhizobium loti genomic window carries:
- a CDS encoding Copper resistance protein D yields the protein MSRFSRLGHVAVALAILSGVANSLLILGYLPTDWRSPYQARLLIKIGLVAIMALAAIVNRYIFVPLFRRKRREAETALLAGAAFELLLGAVVIALVAAFGTMDPF from the coding sequence TTGTCCCGATTCTCCAGGCTCGGCCACGTTGCCGTCGCACTAGCGATCTTGAGCGGCGTGGCCAATAGTTTGCTCATCCTCGGTTATTTGCCGACGGATTGGCGGTCGCCCTATCAGGCAAGGCTCCTCATCAAGATCGGACTTGTCGCGATCATGGCGCTCGCGGCCATCGTCAATCGTTATATCTTCGTTCCCCTCTTTCGCAGAAAGCGCCGCGAGGCAGAAACCGCGTTGTTGGCCGGCGCTGCCTTCGAACTCCTGCTTGGCGCCGTCGTTATCGCGCTCGTTGCCGCCTTCGGAACCATGGATCCGTTTTGA
- a CDS encoding Cu resistance protein — protein MKHASVFLAFAGLGFFLAAGPAFAHAHLKSVTPADKAIISTSPMAVTLDFTEGLNLAFSGANLQDASGSQVSSGKAQLSNEDETLTIPLQSALRPGDYTVKWHILSNDGHKSDGSYSFTVKP, from the coding sequence ATGAAACATGCTTCCGTTTTCCTCGCATTCGCCGGCCTCGGTTTCTTTCTTGCAGCCGGCCCGGCGTTCGCGCATGCCCATCTCAAGAGCGTCACGCCCGCCGACAAGGCGATCATATCGACCTCGCCGATGGCGGTGACGCTCGACTTTACAGAGGGACTGAACCTAGCTTTTTCCGGTGCCAATCTGCAGGACGCTTCGGGTTCGCAGGTTTCGTCGGGCAAGGCGCAGCTGTCGAACGAAGACGAAACCCTCACCATTCCTCTGCAATCGGCGCTCAGGCCTGGCGACTATACGGTCAAATGGCACATTCTTTCCAACGACGGTCACAAGAGCGACGGCAGCTACAGCTTCACGGTCAAGCCTTGA
- a CDS encoding 4-oxalocrotonate tautomerase yields MPIVTVQLTPEGTEPGVDHVTAEQKAAIYKGVSEVLLDVLGKPLDWTWVVFEEGEMENWGWAGCPSANTASWRLQRG; encoded by the coding sequence ATGCCTATTGTTACCGTCCAACTCACACCCGAGGGCACCGAGCCCGGTGTGGACCATGTTACAGCGGAGCAGAAAGCAGCCATCTACAAGGGCGTGAGTGAGGTCCTACTCGACGTCCTCGGGAAGCCGCTGGACTGGACCTGGGTGGTGTTTGAGGAAGGAGAGATGGAGAATTGGGGTTGGGCGGGATGCCCGTCGGCGAATACCGCAAGCTGGCGGCTGCAAAGGGGTTGA
- a CDS encoding short-chain dehydrogenase/reductase SDR — MMIEYARSGIRVNAVSPGVIRTPMHAPETYDGLAALHPLGRLGEISDIVGAVLLRMPFS; from the coding sequence ATGATGATCGAATATGCCCGCAGTGGAATCCGGGTGAACGCCGTGTCGCCGGGCGTCATCAGGACGCCGATGCATGCGCCGGAGACGTACGACGGGCTGGCCGCCTTGCATCCGCTGGGCCGCCTCGGTGAGATTTCCGACATCGTCGGCGCGGTCCTCTTGAGGATGCCTTTTTCGTGA
- a CDS encoding Putative lipoprotein produces the protein MYPETSLLDNHVGPDTLEQLFAAEDFPGVLHQYDEDIQRPAANPDRFPASCEQSLRDAQAKWAERRNHVMRNVLIEHGGLR, from the coding sequence GTGTACCCGGAGACTTCCCTCCTCGACAATCACGTCGGGCCAGACACGCTTGAGCAGCTCTTTGCTGCTGAGGACTTCCCCGGCGTGCTCCACCAGTACGATGAGGATATCCAACGCCCGGCCGCCAATCCCGACAGGTTCCCCGCCTCTTGCGAGCAATCTCTCAGAGACGCTCAGGCGAAATGGGCCGAAAGACGCAATCACGTCATGAGAAACGTCCTGATCGAGCATGGTGGACTCCGGTAG
- a CDS encoding Transcriptional regulator gives MDILIVLVEHAGEVLSSKELLKRVWPDVIVEEGSLRVHLSNLRKALGDGKDGNRYIANVAGRGYSFLAPVQYSARMIPAPPSGGAGRPKRLPPRLERMIGREETVAALSSLLSERRFVNVVGPGGMGKTTVAVAIAHSLRGAFSDQIYFLDLGALGDASLVPGAVTSTLGLSSQATQDPVSALVAFLVDKPTLLVLDSCEHVIDAVAVLAERLFAEIPLMHLLTTSREALRVEGENVHLLMPLEGPPEDSGLTAAQALAAPAVQLFMERAVAGGLCAELSDADAPILAAICRRLDGIALAIELAAGRVGTYGIRGTAELLDDRFKLLWHGRRSAIPRHQTLQAMFDWSYNLLSPYEQTILRRLSVFVGPFTLKDAIAIASDGEADASAVADAVESLVNKSLIRTSELAGSTYHRLLDTSRVYAAAKLAETGEGAALSRRHAHHYADRFKPDSTRATAFGNRDVSAYEPHMGNIRAALEWSFSDGGEAQNGVQLAAGAAPLFLGFSLLGECERWCERGLSALGETDRGTERELALQAALAISSMFTRGNSDAVRKAIERGIGLAEALRDGQYKLHLLAGLNIFLTRIGDFRGALACAERSVLVAAELGEQSGVIMAEWMLGVSHHLVGNQAASQRHSDRGLELEADAGSVQVDFFGYDHRIRALIALARALWLRGMPERALKTADQAVEEAIKREHPVAVCMSLVYTVPVYLWSGDFDRAAQWIERVLAYAAKYSLAPYHAMGLALKGELMILQGEPAEGAQLLRSAVATLSAERFNILATAFLRALAEGMIRSGQLDEATTTIDRAIALADQAGETYDRPDLLRVWAEIRLAYSPPDVSAAEDSLLQAVYWAGKQAATAWELRAAIPLARIWQQEGQADRARDLLGRLLQRFGEGVGTADVRTASDLLAELNGTSANASR, from the coding sequence TTGGATATCCTCATCGTACTGGTGGAGCACGCCGGGGAAGTCCTCAGCAGCAAAGAGCTGCTCAAGCGTGTCTGGCCCGACGTGATTGTCGAGGAGGGAAGTCTCCGGGTACACCTCTCCAATCTTCGCAAGGCTTTGGGTGACGGGAAAGATGGCAACCGATACATCGCCAATGTGGCCGGACGGGGATACAGTTTCCTAGCACCGGTGCAGTACTCCGCTCGCATGATCCCGGCACCACCCAGCGGGGGAGCCGGTCGGCCCAAAAGGCTGCCGCCGCGACTTGAAAGGATGATAGGGCGCGAAGAAACAGTTGCCGCCTTGTCCTCTCTCCTTTCGGAGCGGCGGTTCGTCAACGTGGTCGGACCGGGAGGCATGGGTAAGACGACCGTCGCGGTTGCGATAGCCCACTCCTTGCGCGGCGCGTTTTCCGATCAGATCTATTTTCTCGATCTCGGCGCGCTGGGAGATGCATCCCTCGTCCCCGGCGCTGTGACGTCAACGTTGGGTTTGAGCAGTCAGGCGACACAGGACCCGGTTTCTGCTCTGGTTGCCTTTCTGGTCGACAAGCCGACTCTTCTCGTCCTGGACAGTTGCGAGCATGTGATCGATGCCGTCGCCGTGCTGGCAGAGCGTCTGTTTGCCGAGATCCCTCTTATGCACCTGCTTACAACCAGCCGCGAGGCCCTGCGTGTCGAGGGCGAGAATGTGCATCTGCTGATGCCCCTTGAAGGGCCGCCCGAAGACAGTGGGTTAACCGCTGCGCAGGCACTTGCCGCGCCCGCTGTGCAGCTCTTCATGGAACGCGCCGTTGCGGGAGGCCTTTGTGCCGAACTCAGCGATGCGGACGCGCCGATCCTGGCGGCAATATGCCGCCGGCTTGACGGCATAGCACTGGCAATCGAACTCGCCGCCGGCCGCGTGGGCACCTACGGAATTCGCGGAACCGCCGAACTGCTTGATGATCGCTTCAAGCTTCTATGGCACGGCCGGCGAAGCGCAATTCCGCGTCATCAAACGCTCCAGGCAATGTTCGACTGGAGCTACAACCTGCTCTCCCCATACGAACAGACGATCTTGCGCCGGTTGTCTGTATTCGTCGGCCCCTTCACCCTCAAGGATGCCATAGCAATCGCGTCGGACGGTGAAGCCGATGCATCAGCGGTGGCAGACGCCGTCGAGAGCCTAGTCAATAAGTCGCTTATCAGGACGTCCGAGTTGGCGGGATCGACTTACCACCGGCTCCTCGATACCAGTCGAGTGTATGCGGCAGCCAAGCTTGCCGAAACCGGCGAAGGCGCAGCGCTGTCGAGGCGACATGCGCATCACTATGCCGATCGCTTCAAACCAGACTCGACAAGAGCGACTGCGTTCGGGAACCGCGACGTCTCCGCTTACGAGCCGCACATGGGCAATATCCGAGCAGCACTCGAGTGGAGCTTTTCGGACGGCGGCGAGGCCCAGAACGGTGTCCAACTTGCAGCCGGAGCGGCGCCTCTGTTCTTGGGGTTCTCGCTTCTGGGCGAGTGCGAACGGTGGTGTGAGCGGGGCCTGTCCGCTCTAGGGGAGACAGATCGCGGAACGGAGCGCGAATTGGCGCTTCAAGCTGCGCTGGCGATCTCATCGATGTTCACACGCGGTAACAGCGATGCCGTCAGAAAAGCCATCGAACGAGGCATCGGACTGGCGGAGGCGCTGCGGGACGGCCAATACAAGTTGCATCTGCTGGCCGGGCTGAACATCTTTCTTACTCGCATCGGGGACTTTCGCGGGGCCCTCGCCTGCGCCGAGCGGAGCGTGCTCGTTGCGGCAGAGCTTGGGGAGCAGTCAGGGGTCATCATGGCCGAGTGGATGCTCGGCGTATCGCATCACCTGGTCGGAAACCAGGCAGCGTCACAGCGACACAGCGACCGTGGACTGGAGCTGGAAGCAGACGCTGGCAGCGTCCAGGTCGATTTCTTCGGCTACGACCACAGGATACGCGCGCTGATAGCGCTGGCGCGAGCCTTGTGGTTGCGAGGTATGCCGGAAAGAGCGCTCAAAACTGCGGACCAGGCCGTCGAAGAGGCAATCAAACGCGAGCATCCGGTCGCGGTCTGCATGTCGCTTGTTTACACTGTGCCGGTCTATCTCTGGAGCGGCGACTTTGACCGCGCGGCGCAATGGATCGAACGTGTTCTGGCTTATGCAGCGAAGTATTCCCTGGCCCCTTATCACGCCATGGGACTTGCTTTGAAGGGCGAACTCATGATCTTGCAAGGCGAGCCGGCCGAGGGCGCGCAATTGCTCCGGAGCGCTGTTGCAACGCTGAGCGCTGAACGGTTCAATATCCTTGCGACGGCATTCTTGCGAGCGCTTGCCGAAGGCATGATCCGAAGCGGCCAGCTTGATGAGGCTACAACCACAATCGACCGGGCTATTGCCTTGGCAGACCAAGCCGGCGAGACGTACGATCGTCCGGATCTACTGCGTGTGTGGGCCGAAATTCGCCTGGCATATTCTCCGCCCGATGTGAGTGCGGCTGAGGACTCGTTGCTTCAAGCGGTCTATTGGGCAGGTAAACAGGCTGCAACGGCATGGGAGTTGAGGGCAGCCATTCCGCTGGCCAGAATTTGGCAACAAGAAGGTCAGGCAGATCGTGCCCGGGACTTGCTCGGTCGGCTCCTTCAGCGGTTCGGCGAGGGAGTGGGAACGGCGGATGTTAGGACAGCGAGCGATCTGCTAGCCGAATTGAACGGCACATCCGCAAATGCATCGCGCTGA
- a CDS encoding epoxide hydrolase domain-containing protein: MSSASMSPTRRELLATAVAAGAISALPSALHAATGADSIRPFTFSASEEDLADLRQRLARARLPDKETVTDYSQGVPLKTVQQLLRYWQTEFDWRRVEARINAVPNFITEIDGLDIHFIHVRSKHENALPLIVTHGWPGSVVEQLKIIGPLTDPTAHGGTAADAFDLVIPSMPGYGFSGKPTTTGWGPHHIASAWITLMRRLGYKHFVAQGGDWGSLVTDLIGVRAPPELLGIHVNMPGAIPVDINQASFAGAPAPSGLSAEERKSYDQLVFFYQHAYYAFWQGTRPQSSAAFADSPIGLATFLLDHDARSLELIARSFDGQTEGLTPDDILENITLFWLTNTGVSSARLYWENKFPFFTPKGVSVPVAVSVFPDELYHTPKNWAERAYPKLIHYNQLDKGGHFAAWEQPKLFTEELRTAFRSLRQSI; this comes from the coding sequence ATGTCATCAGCATCAATGTCGCCCACGCGGCGCGAACTTCTTGCCACCGCAGTTGCAGCCGGGGCCATCAGCGCGCTTCCCTCTGCGCTACACGCGGCAACCGGGGCCGACTCGATTCGCCCCTTCACGTTCAGTGCCTCAGAGGAAGATCTGGCCGACCTGCGCCAACGCCTGGCACGGGCCCGATTACCCGACAAGGAAACCGTTACCGATTATTCGCAGGGCGTACCGCTCAAGACGGTTCAGCAGCTTCTGCGTTACTGGCAGACCGAATTCGACTGGCGAAGAGTTGAAGCCAGGATCAATGCCGTGCCTAACTTCATAACTGAAATCGACGGACTGGATATCCACTTCATCCACGTCCGGTCGAAGCATGAGAATGCCCTGCCGCTGATCGTCACACATGGCTGGCCGGGTTCGGTGGTCGAGCAGCTCAAGATCATCGGACCGCTGACAGATCCTACCGCGCACGGCGGCACCGCGGCCGACGCCTTCGATCTGGTGATCCCGTCTATGCCGGGCTACGGGTTCTCCGGCAAGCCAACCACAACCGGCTGGGGTCCTCACCACATCGCCAGCGCCTGGATCACGCTGATGCGGCGCCTCGGTTACAAGCACTTTGTCGCCCAGGGTGGTGACTGGGGTTCGCTCGTCACAGATCTGATTGGCGTGCGAGCGCCGCCGGAACTCCTGGGAATCCACGTCAATATGCCGGGCGCAATTCCTGTGGACATCAACCAGGCTTCGTTCGCTGGCGCGCCGGCACCATCTGGCCTCTCGGCCGAGGAGAGAAAGTCGTACGACCAACTGGTGTTCTTTTATCAGCACGCTTACTACGCGTTCTGGCAGGGAACCCGCCCGCAATCATCGGCCGCGTTTGCGGACTCTCCTATCGGTCTCGCAACCTTCCTGTTGGACCACGACGCGCGCAGTCTCGAGCTCATTGCACGATCGTTCGATGGGCAGACTGAGGGCCTCACACCAGACGACATCCTCGAAAACATCACGCTGTTTTGGCTGACCAACACGGGGGTTTCGTCAGCTCGGCTGTACTGGGAAAACAAGTTCCCGTTTTTCACCCCAAAGGGCGTCTCAGTGCCCGTCGCGGTGAGCGTCTTTCCTGACGAGCTTTACCATACGCCCAAGAATTGGGCGGAGCGAGCGTACCCCAAACTCATTCACTACAACCAGCTCGACAAGGGCGGTCATTTTGCTGCCTGGGAACAGCCGAAGCTCTTTACCGAAGAGCTTCGCACCGCGTTCCGGTCGCTTCGGCAATCGATATGA
- a CDS encoding Glyoxalase/bleomycin resistance protein/dioxygenase protein/dioxygenase, with product MNAIQQRGEAAIATPAARGVDIRLEVAVIPVSDVERAKHFYSGLGWRLDADLTGDGFRVIQFTPPGSPCSIVFGSGTTTEPYARLELDVLKSAGELVVSDVEIARAELADRGVDVSEVFHYAGSEGRVSGPDPQRRSYLSWASFSDPAGNIWMLQEVTARAPGRVDTGETTFGSSAELAAALRRASVAHGEHEKRTGGQRDENWPDWYAEHMAAEQAGKELPL from the coding sequence ATGAACGCTATTCAGCAGCGCGGCGAAGCCGCAATCGCGACACCCGCAGCGCGGGGAGTAGACATAAGGCTCGAAGTCGCGGTCATTCCCGTTTCGGACGTCGAACGTGCCAAGCACTTCTATAGCGGCTTGGGTTGGCGACTGGACGCCGACCTCACAGGCGACGGATTTCGTGTCATCCAGTTTACGCCTCCGGGCTCCCCGTGTTCGATAGTCTTCGGCTCAGGGACCACAACGGAACCCTATGCCCGGCTCGAACTCGATGTCCTCAAAAGCGCTGGCGAGCTGGTCGTGTCGGATGTCGAGATAGCGCGCGCCGAACTTGCCGATCGCGGCGTCGACGTGAGCGAAGTGTTCCACTATGCCGGCAGTGAAGGCCGTGTCAGCGGTCCGGACCCCCAACGGCGCAGCTACTTGTCGTGGGCATCCTTCAGCGATCCGGCCGGAAATATCTGGATGTTGCAGGAGGTCACTGCGCGAGCGCCCGGCCGCGTCGACACTGGCGAAACCACCTTTGGCTCGTCGGCCGAGCTCGCGGCCGCGCTCCGGCGTGCGTCTGTGGCCCATGGCGAGCACGAGAAGCGGACAGGCGGCCAGCGTGATGAGAATTGGCCGGACTGGTACGCGGAGCACATGGCGGCGGAGCAGGCAGGCAAGGAGCTGCCTCTATAA